The Bacteroides acidifaciens genome includes a region encoding these proteins:
- a CDS encoding surface glycan-binding family protein, producing MSLKKITSSFWAILAVVSLSLLNISCSDTETTDSTNFVIYYTGMTDIGPSMVGTISQPTYKGNTPSDFAISSITLNGEPYSGDCFEIDSETGKISVQNTKNASTGRYSISISCVSGGKTYNFPDIVVVKLLAAAPEGVVVTPNLLKADYGDIIDINSIADMPTAMVTTEGEHISITSYKIGAVELVTNEEGASAPSYQPLDEEYNKCFTISTDGEFSIAQGEVSEKLEPAIYSISLILGTKVEETMLERAVMFQVTSKPLELIYSNNYGKIEEKTNEDPTTFKSVVPSFKGSTDGLTFSIYSVSPSTDKIKINEKNGQIYVEDGHGFKKGEIYTISVCARNMYNTEEEVGKIFNDIYTLETVDFIKPITKFSYTEDGNNKIKKVELARYTIVPEIEGDEVLYKFSNVPDELKNSGVTFNENDGSISAIKGNKVAKGTYTFSVTAENTKGPKTIEVTLEIIDNPNKFTYIHYGNNLGADGAELEGDIYQNQFRFYSNQFSSYFPTPTTDYNGDATDLKWSAEMIRFLEPAGGYPKANGQIRFKNWKDNQVGILLVTATAGDDPDTQVTVSVPVFVHMLKSPVYQIEYTPFVLHVNPKVGGTSTSPKITTKGADLTEEQRSMFLLDYRRTFLYYNFGGKRSDGTFHEDGRPDADPISPFMQNLWDKCGAGFGTKTPLSYYNGTTAKTDWSKTLGYVDNSNDKNKRHTVNILANQWNDDGWANGFLVGAMTYTETGDISKLNGGTEIAPFIVWFDENYEEQK from the coding sequence ATGAGTCTAAAAAAAATAACATCAAGTTTTTGGGCGATTTTGGCAGTAGTATCATTGAGCTTGCTCAATATTTCTTGCTCCGACACAGAGACTACTGACTCGACCAATTTCGTAATTTATTATACCGGTATGACGGATATAGGTCCGTCTATGGTAGGCACTATTAGCCAACCTACATATAAAGGTAATACTCCCTCGGATTTTGCAATCTCTAGTATTACTTTGAATGGTGAGCCATATTCCGGAGACTGTTTCGAGATTGATTCTGAGACAGGAAAGATTTCAGTACAAAACACCAAAAATGCCAGTACCGGACGTTACAGCATTTCTATTTCATGTGTATCCGGTGGAAAAACATATAATTTCCCGGACATTGTAGTCGTTAAACTATTAGCAGCTGCTCCGGAAGGCGTAGTTGTAACTCCCAATTTGTTGAAAGCAGATTACGGTGATATTATAGATATCAATAGTATTGCAGATATGCCAACCGCAATGGTAACTACAGAAGGAGAGCATATCTCTATCACAAGTTACAAAATCGGTGCAGTGGAATTAGTCACAAATGAAGAAGGAGCATCTGCCCCTTCTTATCAACCATTAGACGAGGAGTATAACAAATGTTTTACAATTTCTACTGATGGAGAATTTTCGATAGCACAAGGTGAAGTTTCGGAGAAACTAGAACCTGCCATTTATAGCATTTCACTTATCTTAGGTACAAAGGTAGAGGAAACTATGTTGGAAAGAGCCGTTATGTTTCAAGTTACTTCCAAACCATTAGAACTTATATATTCTAATAACTACGGTAAAATAGAAGAAAAAACCAATGAAGATCCTACTACTTTCAAATCTGTAGTTCCATCATTTAAAGGTTCTACAGACGGATTAACGTTTAGTATCTATAGTGTATCCCCTTCTACCGACAAGATTAAGATTAATGAAAAGAATGGTCAAATATATGTAGAAGACGGACATGGATTTAAAAAAGGAGAAATATATACTATCAGTGTATGTGCAAGAAATATGTATAATACAGAGGAAGAAGTAGGTAAAATCTTCAATGATATATATACTTTGGAAACTGTTGACTTTATCAAACCAATTACTAAATTCAGTTACACAGAAGATGGTAATAATAAGATTAAAAAGGTAGAACTTGCACGATATACTATTGTACCGGAAATAGAAGGAGATGAGGTTTTATATAAATTCTCCAATGTACCTGATGAGCTTAAAAATAGTGGAGTAACATTCAATGAAAATGATGGTTCAATATCTGCAATCAAAGGTAATAAGGTAGCCAAAGGAACATATACTTTCTCTGTAACGGCTGAAAACACCAAAGGACCAAAAACAATTGAAGTTACACTTGAAATTATAGATAATCCAAACAAGTTCACTTATATTCATTATGGAAATAACTTAGGTGCAGATGGTGCAGAATTAGAAGGAGACATATATCAAAATCAATTCAGATTCTACAGTAATCAATTCAGTTCATATTTCCCTACTCCTACAACAGATTATAACGGAGATGCTACCGACCTAAAATGGAGTGCTGAAATGATTAGATTCCTAGAGCCAGCAGGTGGATATCCAAAAGCAAATGGTCAGATTAGATTCAAAAATTGGAAAGACAATCAAGTTGGTATCTTGCTTGTAACAGCAACTGCCGGTGATGACCCCGACACTCAAGTTACTGTTAGTGTTCCTGTATTTGTTCATATGCTTAAATCGCCAGTTTATCAAATTGAATATACACCTTTTGTTTTGCATGTGAATCCCAAAGTTGGTGGAACTTCTACATCGCCCAAAATTACAACAAAAGGAGCTGACTTAACAGAAGAGCAACGTTCTATGTTTTTATTAGACTATAGACGTACATTCCTTTATTATAATTTTGGAGGTAAACGTTCAGATGGAACATTCCATGAAGATGGAAGACCTGATGCAGATCCTATATCTCCATTCATGCAAAATCTATGGGATAAGTGTGGTGCCGGCTTCGGAACTAAAACGCCATTATCATATTACAATGGAACAACAGCAAAAACAGACTGGTCAAAGACTTTAGGGTATGTAGACAATAGTAATGACAAGAATAAACGACATACTGTTAATATTCTAGCTAACCAATGGAATGATGACGGTTGGGCAAACGGTTTCCTTGTGGGAGCTATGACTTATACGGAAACAGGAGACATTAGCAAATTGAATGGTGGAACAGAAATAGCCCCATTCATTGTATGGTTTGATGAAAACTATGAAGAACAAAAATAA
- a CDS encoding SusC/RagA family TonB-linked outer membrane protein yields the protein MHNIITKTISQRGFITLLALIMSISLYAQNMVKGTVVDETDIPLIGATIMVKGNTGGTITDIDGNFSINAKKGAVITVSYIGYRTHEVKYEGQQKLKIKMVPDSKALDEVVVVGYGSMKRSDLTGSVASVAAKDVEGFQSSSVLGALGGQIAGVQITQSDGGPGSGFNINIRGVGTMTGDASPLYIVDGFEVDNIENIANSDIESMEFLKDASSSAIYGARAANGVVMITTKSGKAGKPTITYNGSASYRKITKKLDLLNPYEFVKLQSDIDPKYTDTYYKTGNDDNGNPHRFQSLDEYIGQKGVDWQDETFNPTWSQDHNLSVTGGSDQTTYSFLLTRYNENGIFNNSGFDRTTAKFRIKQKVTKDISFDATVNYAQTNKKGVGTTADSGRFNMLAQILSARPTGGLKLTDEELLASAIDPVMLEDGSSLAQVNPVRQTESVTNKKRSEMWSTNVSLNWQIIKGLTFRTAATYNTTNSRTDKFYKDGSKEAFRNGQQPYGDTQMGRELRWTNSNNLTWKQKINKKNSYDVMLGHEISYRSSEYLLGQAMDFPFDHLGNNNLGLGATPSKVATDFGDKKLLSFFARGNYNYDNRYLLTATVRADGSTVFSKKNKWGFFPSFSAAWRVSEEAFMKDIDYVSNFKVRFGWGIVGNDRISNYLSLDLYQSNKYGVGNSLTTVLTPKQIKNQNLKWEGSSSVNLGIDLGFFANRLNFTADFFIKDTKDLLLAQELAHVTGFSTQYQNIGKIRNSGIELSLSTTNIQTKSFTWNTNFNISFIRNELRALESGANYKTTRSGFDSNFTQDDYIAMVGSSLGLIYGYEFDGIYQSSDFYITPDNKYVLKEGIVNNTRYTDADGLKPGVVKYKDQNGDGIITTADRTVIGNAIPKWYGGITNTFNYKNIDLSFMLQFNYGNDIYNATRLYATQTRSGRRNMMAEVADRWTETNASNKVPSAKGYVTNDVYSRFVEDGSFLRLKNITLGYTLPQKWTKKAYISRLRVYASGQNLFCVSGYSGYDPEVSTAGNNPMTPGLDWGAYPKSRVFTFGIDLQF from the coding sequence ATGCACAATATAATAACAAAAACAATCAGTCAAAGAGGGTTTATTACCCTCTTGGCTCTGATCATGTCAATCAGCTTATATGCTCAGAATATGGTCAAGGGAACAGTGGTTGATGAAACAGATATTCCCCTTATCGGTGCCACCATTATGGTAAAAGGAAATACAGGGGGAACTATTACCGATATTGATGGTAATTTTTCAATCAATGCTAAAAAAGGGGCAGTTATTACAGTTTCTTACATTGGCTATAGGACACATGAAGTAAAATACGAAGGCCAACAAAAACTCAAGATTAAGATGGTGCCTGACAGCAAGGCATTGGACGAAGTTGTAGTTGTAGGTTATGGTTCTATGAAACGTAGCGACCTGACAGGTTCGGTTGCCTCTGTAGCAGCTAAAGATGTAGAAGGATTCCAAAGTAGCTCTGTTCTTGGAGCATTAGGTGGACAGATTGCCGGCGTACAAATTACACAATCAGACGGTGGTCCGGGCTCCGGGTTTAATATCAATATTCGTGGTGTCGGCACCATGACAGGAGATGCATCTCCTCTTTATATCGTTGACGGCTTCGAGGTAGACAATATCGAAAATATTGCAAACTCCGATATTGAATCAATGGAGTTTTTAAAAGATGCATCTTCCTCAGCGATCTACGGTGCACGTGCTGCCAATGGTGTAGTTATGATCACCACTAAATCAGGAAAAGCAGGAAAACCAACAATAACCTATAATGGTTCTGCTAGTTACCGTAAAATTACTAAAAAACTAGATTTGCTTAATCCTTATGAATTTGTAAAACTGCAAAGTGATATTGATCCGAAATATACTGATACATACTATAAGACAGGAAATGATGATAATGGTAATCCACATCGTTTTCAATCATTAGATGAATACATCGGACAAAAAGGTGTAGACTGGCAAGATGAGACATTTAACCCTACATGGTCACAAGATCACAATCTATCTGTCACAGGAGGAAGTGATCAGACAACATACTCTTTCTTGCTTACACGTTACAATGAAAATGGCATCTTCAACAACAGCGGATTCGATAGAACAACCGCCAAGTTCCGTATTAAACAAAAAGTAACAAAAGACATTTCATTTGATGCCACCGTTAACTATGCTCAAACCAACAAAAAGGGTGTGGGTACAACAGCCGACTCCGGTCGTTTCAATATGCTGGCACAAATTTTAAGTGCACGTCCTACCGGCGGTTTAAAACTCACAGACGAAGAGTTACTGGCTTCTGCCATTGACCCGGTAATGTTGGAAGATGGAAGTAGCTTGGCACAAGTGAATCCTGTTAGACAGACAGAATCCGTGACCAATAAAAAAAGATCTGAAATGTGGTCGACTAACGTATCTCTTAACTGGCAAATTATAAAAGGACTAACTTTTAGAACAGCTGCAACCTATAACACAACCAACAGTCGTACTGATAAGTTCTACAAAGATGGTTCCAAAGAAGCTTTCCGTAATGGGCAACAACCTTATGGAGATACACAGATGGGACGTGAATTACGTTGGACGAATTCAAACAACTTGACCTGGAAACAAAAAATCAATAAAAAGAACAGCTACGATGTTATGTTAGGACATGAAATTTCGTATCGTAGTTCTGAATATCTATTGGGACAAGCAATGGACTTCCCATTCGACCATTTAGGTAATAATAATCTAGGATTAGGTGCCACCCCAAGTAAAGTTGCCACTGACTTCGGTGACAAGAAATTACTTTCTTTCTTTGCACGTGGTAACTACAACTATGACAACCGCTATTTATTGACTGCTACAGTACGTGCTGATGGCTCTACAGTATTCTCTAAAAAGAACAAATGGGGTTTTTTCCCTTCTTTCTCAGCAGCTTGGCGTGTGTCGGAAGAAGCATTTATGAAAGATATCGACTATGTCTCTAATTTCAAAGTTCGCTTTGGATGGGGTATCGTAGGAAATGACCGTATCTCCAATTATCTGTCACTAGACTTATACCAAAGTAATAAGTATGGAGTTGGTAATAGTCTGACAACAGTACTTACCCCAAAACAGATCAAGAATCAAAACTTGAAATGGGAAGGTTCTTCCAGTGTCAATCTTGGTATTGATTTAGGTTTCTTTGCTAATCGGCTGAATTTTACAGCAGACTTCTTTATCAAAGATACTAAAGACTTACTATTAGCCCAAGAGTTAGCTCATGTCACAGGCTTCAGCACTCAATATCAAAATATCGGTAAAATCAGAAACAGTGGTATCGAGTTAAGTTTGAGTACAACCAACATTCAAACAAAATCATTCACATGGAATACTAATTTCAATATTTCATTTATCCGTAATGAACTTAGAGCTTTGGAATCAGGAGCTAATTACAAAACAACCCGTTCCGGTTTCGACAGTAACTTCACACAGGATGACTATATTGCAATGGTAGGTTCATCTTTAGGACTGATTTACGGTTATGAGTTCGATGGTATTTATCAAAGTTCAGACTTTTACATCACTCCTGATAATAAATATGTATTGAAAGAAGGTATTGTAAACAACACACGTTATACAGATGCTGACGGATTGAAACCTGGTGTTGTAAAATACAAAGACCAAAATGGTGATGGCATTATCACTACTGCCGACCGTACAGTGATTGGTAATGCAATTCCGAAGTGGTATGGTGGTATTACTAATACTTTCAACTACAAAAATATTGATTTAAGCTTCATGTTACAGTTCAACTATGGTAACGACATTTACAACGCAACGCGATTGTACGCTACACAAACCAGAAGTGGACGTAGAAATATGATGGCAGAAGTTGCTGATCGTTGGACTGAAACCAATGCTTCCAATAAAGTACCTTCAGCCAAAGGTTATGTGACAAATGATGTTTACTCTCGCTTCGTAGAAGATGGTTCTTTCCTTCGTTTAAAAAATATCACACTGGGATATACCCTTCCTCAGAAGTGGACAAAGAAGGCGTATATATCCAGACTGCGTGTTTATGCTAGCGGACAAAATCTATTCTGTGTAAGTGGATATAGCGGATATGATCCTGAAGTTAGTACAGCAGGAAACAACCCGATGACACCTGGCTTAGACTGGGGAGCTTATCCTAAGAGCCGTGTATTTACATTTGGTATTGATCTTCAATTCTAA
- a CDS encoding RagB/SusD family nutrient uptake outer membrane protein, with protein sequence MKKIFYYILLSAMCILPFSCSLDEESRTEIDKTRFMMNAQEAETVLLGVYQSLVSDAMYGYNLSILFNLATDCEQVEGNTTENYRIIPSNAFNSSQAEVQATWAALYKAIYNANDFIEIIQQRMKIYTETDRQLAYFYIAEARAIRGMCYFELVRRFGNVPLMTSTAMSEQAPSTFVQEKPEVIYEYIEKDLIHASQTLPYASENSDNKFRITKGAALGLLTKVYATWAGYPVKDESKWEEAAKTAKVLVESKQHSLLNDYEQLWINTCNGVWDPTESLIEISFYSPTASGGASDPCGRIGKWNGVKTTVIAGERGSCAGNVKVIHPFVLKWRTKDLAEGEEYNEETVKDKRLNLSVANYQYNPTKTLYAKGKSDTEAKAIENDRKPDMKNKEKQNYTPAKWDIEKYVQNKLINNDKSNVNWYFLRYADVLLLYAEALNEWKGSPTPEAYAAINEVRRRAFGNNDHDLKGLSPEEFRQAVQDERAYELAFEGHRRMDLVRWGIYYKTVKTTSNAINLWFQDNDPEKNKPYNTAGRYTKLGKHELYPIPQRDMDLCEQFVQNPNWEQ encoded by the coding sequence ATGAAAAAGATTTTCTATTATATATTACTATCAGCGATGTGCATATTACCTTTTTCGTGCTCGCTTGATGAAGAATCTAGAACAGAAATTGATAAAACTAGATTCATGATGAACGCCCAAGAAGCAGAAACAGTTCTGCTAGGTGTGTATCAAAGTTTAGTTAGTGATGCTATGTATGGCTATAACCTTTCTATCCTGTTCAATCTGGCAACGGATTGCGAACAAGTGGAAGGTAATACAACCGAAAACTACCGTATCATTCCCAGCAATGCATTCAATTCCAGTCAGGCAGAGGTACAAGCAACATGGGCCGCCCTATACAAAGCTATCTATAATGCGAATGATTTTATCGAAATCATACAACAACGTATGAAGATATATACAGAAACGGATAGACAATTGGCTTATTTTTATATTGCAGAAGCAAGAGCTATCCGAGGCATGTGTTATTTCGAATTGGTACGGAGATTTGGCAATGTGCCACTGATGACTAGTACTGCAATGTCAGAACAAGCTCCTAGTACATTTGTACAAGAAAAACCGGAAGTAATTTACGAGTATATTGAGAAAGATTTGATACACGCATCTCAAACTCTTCCGTATGCATCCGAAAATAGCGATAACAAATTCCGTATAACGAAAGGCGCAGCTTTAGGACTACTGACAAAAGTATATGCAACTTGGGCAGGTTATCCTGTAAAAGACGAATCTAAATGGGAAGAAGCTGCTAAGACAGCTAAAGTTTTGGTAGAATCAAAGCAACATAGTTTATTGAATGATTATGAACAGCTATGGATAAATACTTGTAATGGCGTTTGGGATCCGACAGAAAGCCTGATTGAAATCAGTTTCTATAGTCCGACAGCTTCCGGTGGTGCCAGTGATCCCTGTGGACGTATAGGAAAATGGAATGGCGTAAAAACAACAGTAATAGCAGGAGAACGTGGTAGCTGTGCCGGTAACGTAAAAGTTATCCATCCCTTTGTTTTGAAATGGAGAACAAAAGATTTAGCGGAAGGAGAAGAATATAATGAAGAAACAGTAAAAGACAAACGCCTCAATCTTTCTGTTGCAAATTACCAGTACAATCCTACTAAGACTTTATATGCAAAAGGAAAAAGTGATACAGAAGCTAAAGCGATAGAGAATGATCGTAAACCTGATATGAAAAATAAGGAAAAGCAGAATTACACTCCGGCTAAATGGGATATTGAGAAGTATGTACAAAACAAATTAATCAATAACGACAAGTCGAATGTCAACTGGTATTTCTTACGTTATGCCGATGTCTTATTACTATACGCAGAAGCACTGAATGAATGGAAAGGAAGTCCTACACCAGAAGCATATGCTGCGATAAATGAAGTTCGGCGACGTGCTTTTGGAAATAACGACCATGATTTGAAAGGTCTTTCTCCTGAAGAATTCAGACAGGCAGTTCAAGATGAACGTGCTTATGAATTAGCATTTGAAGGACATCGCCGTATGGACTTAGTACGCTGGGGAATTTACTACAAAACAGTAAAAACAACATCAAATGCCATTAATCTTTGGTTTCAAGATAATGACCCTGAAAAAAACAAGCCATATAACACGGCAGGCAGATATACCAAACTAGGTAAACATGAACTTTATCCTATCCCACAACGTGATATGGACTTATGTGAACAATTTGTCCAAAATCCAAATTGGGAACAATAA
- a CDS encoding DUF4995 domain-containing protein, protein MNNMKKKLVLFASVTIALASCQTAPKEDYSWIKKGLDVASAQLQLSAEEIDGTGQLPRSIRTGYDMNFLCRQLERDSLTFKDSLRAQPTPEQLGQRRLCGVYDWTSGFFPGSLWYAYELTGNDTLKAEAIQYTNLLNPVRYYKGTHDLGFMVNCSYGNAERLAPNDTIAAVMRETADNLCGRFNDSIGAIRSWDFGTWNFPVIIDNMMNLDLLFNVAKATGDSKYKDIAIKHAMTTMHNHFRPDYTCWHVISYNNDGTVERKQTHQGKNDDSSWARGQAWAVYGYTACYRETNDSTFLNFAVKVADMIMDRVKTDDAIPYWDYNAPVTEETPRDASAASVTASALIELSTMVPDGKKYLDYAEKILKSLSSDAYLAKVGDNQGFILMHSVGSLPNGSEIDTPLNYADYYYLEALKRFMDLKGINYKNI, encoded by the coding sequence ATGAATAACATGAAAAAGAAACTTGTTCTCTTTGCTTCGGTTACTATCGCACTTGCATCGTGCCAGACAGCCCCAAAGGAAGACTACAGTTGGATAAAAAAAGGACTGGACGTAGCTTCCGCACAATTACAACTTTCGGCAGAAGAAATTGACGGTACAGGTCAGCTCCCACGTTCTATCCGCACAGGTTATGATATGAATTTCCTTTGCCGCCAGTTGGAAAGAGACTCATTGACTTTCAAAGATTCACTCCGTGCACAACCGACACCCGAACAATTAGGTCAACGCCGTCTTTGCGGTGTTTATGACTGGACAAGCGGTTTCTTCCCCGGTTCTTTGTGGTACGCATACGAACTGACAGGAAATGATACTCTGAAAGCAGAAGCTATCCAATATACCAACCTTCTGAATCCGGTACGCTATTATAAAGGTACACACGACTTGGGATTCATGGTTAATTGCAGCTACGGTAATGCAGAGCGTCTAGCGCCCAATGATACTATCGCAGCAGTAATGAGAGAAACTGCCGATAATCTTTGCGGACGTTTCAACGATTCTATCGGTGCTATCCGTTCATGGGATTTCGGAACATGGAACTTCCCGGTAATCATCGACAACATGATGAACCTCGATCTTCTGTTCAACGTAGCCAAAGCGACAGGTGACAGCAAATACAAAGATATCGCCATCAAGCATGCCATGACTACCATGCACAACCATTTCCGTCCCGACTATACTTGCTGGCATGTAATAAGCTATAACAATGACGGAACTGTTGAACGCAAACAGACTCACCAAGGCAAAAACGATGATTCTTCATGGGCACGCGGACAGGCATGGGCTGTATATGGTTACACAGCTTGCTACCGTGAAACAAATGACAGTACTTTCCTGAACTTCGCTGTTAAAGTGGCGGATATGATTATGGACCGCGTAAAAACAGACGACGCTATTCCTTATTGGGATTACAATGCTCCCGTGACAGAAGAAACTCCACGTGATGCTTCCGCAGCTTCCGTTACCGCTTCTGCCTTGATTGAGCTAAGCACAATGGTTCCTGACGGAAAGAAATACTTGGATTATGCAGAAAAGATACTGAAGAGCTTGTCAAGTGATGCATACTTGGCAAAAGTCGGTGACAACCAGGGATTCATCCTGATGCACTCTGTAGGTTCATTGCCCAACGGTTCTGAAATTGATACTCCGCTGAATTATGCAGACTACTACTATCTGGAAGCATTAAAGAGATTCATGGACTTGAAAGGCATCAACTACAAAAATATCTAA
- the hepC gene encoding heparin-sulfate lyase HepC, which yields MNKTLKFIVLLAIACFVGRASAQELKSEVFSLLNLDYPGLEKVKALHQEGKDEDAAKALLDYYRARTNVKTPDINLKKVTIGKEEQQWADDALKHTFFVHKGYQPSYNYGEDINWQYWPVKDNELRWQLHRHKWFTPMGKAYRVSGDEKYAKEWAHQYIDWIKKNPLVKMDKKEYEMVSDGKIKGEWENVRFAWRPLEVSNRLQDQTSQFQLFLPSPSFTPDFLTEFLVNYHKHAVHILGNYSDKGNHLLFEAQRMIYAGAFFPEFKDAPAWRKSGIDILNREIHVQVYEDGGQFELDPHYHLASINIFCKALGIADINGFRKEFPQDYLDTIESMIMFYANISFPDYTNPCFSDAKLTTKKEMVKNYKSWSKLFPKNQAIKYFATEGKEGALPDYMSKGFLKSGFFVFRNSWGMDATQMVVKAGPKAFWHCQPDNGTFELWFNGKNLFPDSGSYVYAGEGEVMEQRNWHRQTCVHNTVTLNNKNLDVTQSVTKLWQPEGAIQTLVTENPSYKNLKHRRSVFFVDNTYFVIVDEMTGSAKGSINLHYQMPKGEIANSREDMTFLTQFEDGSNMKLQCFGPDGMSMKKEPGWCSTAYRKRYKRMNVSFNVRKDGEEAVRYITVIYPVKKSADAPKFAAKFKNKAFDENGLEVEVKVNGKKQSLKYKL from the coding sequence ATGAATAAAACTTTAAAGTTTATCGTCCTGCTGGCAATCGCTTGTTTTGTAGGCAGAGCTAGCGCTCAAGAGTTGAAAAGCGAAGTATTTTCACTTCTCAACCTCGACTACCCGGGACTGGAAAAAGTAAAAGCCTTACATCAGGAAGGTAAAGACGAAGACGCTGCAAAAGCATTGCTCGACTATTATCGTGCGCGCACTAACGTGAAAACACCGGATATTAACCTGAAAAAAGTTACTATCGGTAAAGAAGAACAGCAATGGGCAGACGACGCATTAAAACATACTTTTTTTGTTCACAAAGGCTATCAACCTTCATACAATTATGGAGAAGATATCAACTGGCAGTACTGGCCGGTGAAAGATAACGAACTGCGTTGGCAGCTTCACCGTCATAAATGGTTCACTCCGATGGGTAAGGCTTATCGTGTATCCGGTGACGAAAAATATGCGAAAGAATGGGCACACCAATACATCGACTGGATTAAAAAGAATCCATTGGTGAAAATGGACAAGAAAGAATATGAAATGGTCAGTGATGGAAAAATCAAAGGCGAATGGGAAAACGTGCGTTTCGCATGGCGTCCTCTGGAAGTGAGCAACCGTCTGCAAGACCAGACTTCACAATTCCAGTTGTTCTTGCCTTCTCCTTCTTTCACTCCGGACTTCCTGACCGAATTCCTTGTGAATTATCATAAGCATGCAGTACATATCTTAGGTAACTACTCCGACAAGGGTAATCACCTGTTGTTTGAAGCTCAGCGTATGATTTATGCAGGTGCTTTCTTCCCTGAATTCAAAGATGCTCCGGCTTGGAGAAAAAGTGGTATTGACATCCTGAACCGCGAAATTCATGTACAGGTATATGAAGACGGCGGACAGTTCGAACTTGACCCTCACTATCACCTTGCTTCAATCAACATTTTCTGCAAGGCATTAGGAATAGCAGATATTAACGGATTCCGCAAGGAATTCCCACAGGATTATCTGGATACTATCGAAAGTATGATTATGTTCTACGCAAACATCTCTTTCCCGGATTACACCAATCCATGTTTCAGCGATGCCAAGTTGACAACAAAGAAAGAAATGGTAAAGAACTACAAGTCATGGAGCAAACTGTTCCCGAAAAACCAGGCTATCAAATACTTTGCAACAGAAGGCAAAGAAGGTGCATTGCCGGATTATATGTCTAAGGGATTCTTGAAATCAGGTTTCTTCGTATTCCGTAATTCTTGGGGAATGGATGCTACCCAAATGGTAGTAAAAGCCGGTCCGAAAGCATTCTGGCACTGCCAGCCGGACAACGGTACTTTCGAACTTTGGTTCAACGGTAAAAACTTGTTCCCGGATTCAGGCTCATATGTATATGCAGGCGAGGGTGAAGTTATGGAGCAACGCAACTGGCATCGTCAGACTTGTGTGCACAATACTGTAACTCTGAACAATAAGAATCTGGATGTTACACAGTCTGTTACTAAACTCTGGCAGCCGGAAGGAGCAATCCAAACTTTGGTTACTGAAAACCCAAGTTACAAAAACCTGAAACACCGCCGTTCTGTATTCTTCGTTGACAACACTTACTTTGTAATTGTAGACGAAATGACAGGCAGCGCCAAAGGTTCTATCAACCTTCACTATCAAATGCCGAAGGGGGAAATCGCCAACAGCCGCGAAGACATGACATTCCTTACTCAGTTTGAGGATGGAAGCAACATGAAACTGCAATGTTTCGGTCCTGACGGCATGAGTATGAAAAAAGAACCCGGATGGTGTTCAACAGCTTATCGCAAACGTTACAAACGTATGAACGTATCGTTCAACGTAAGAAAAGACGGTGAAGAAGCTGTACGTTATATCACTGTTATCTACCCGGTTAAGAAGAGCGCAGATGCCCCTAAGTTTGCTGCTAAATTCAAGAACAAAGCGTTCGACGAAAACGGACTGGAAGTAGAAGTGAAAGTGAACGGAAAGAAACAGTCATTAAAATATAAACTCTGA